The Rhodococcus sp. B50 DNA window GGGTCGACCTGCACCACCGATTCGCCGTAGTCGGTCATCGCGTTGATGTCCTCCACCGGGATCGTCGAGAACTTCACGTCGCCCCCTGCCAGACCCTGCAACTGGGTGGCGAGCGCCATGATGTCCCAATCGGAGTCGAGCACCACGGACCGCTGTACCGCGGCGGTCAGCTGACTCACCTTCGACGGGTTGGACAGGGTCTTGGCGCTGAGCACCTTCTGCGCCAGCGACGCCATGAACACCTGCTGCCGCACGATCCGGTCGAGATCGCCACGGGGCAGGTTGTGACGTTGACGGACGAAGCTCAAAGCATCCGAACCCTGCAGGGTCTGCACACCGGCATCGAACTCTGCTCCCGAAAGTGGTTCGTCCACAGGCGCGTTCAGACACACGTCGACACCGCCGACGGCGTCGGTGAGCAACACGAACCCGAGAAGCCCGACCTCCGCGTAGTGGTCCACCGTCACCCCGGTGAGGTCGGCGACCGACTCGATCAGGGCTTCTCGGCCGGCCTGCGTCGACTCGGCTTCGAGCTCGGCCTCGCTCGTGTCGGCGTCCGCCTCGACGAGTTCGGTGCGCCGGTTCGCCTTCGTGGCGCCGTACGCCGCATTGATCTTCGACATCCCTATCTCGGGAACCTCGACGTAGGTGTCGCGCGGGATCGACATCGCGGTCGCCGACCGGCCGTCGTTCGGCACGCGGATCAGGATGATGGTGTCGGTGTTGTTCGCCACTTCCTCACCCGCGCGCAACGCGTCGAGTTCGCGCTGGGAGAGGGGATTGCCGTGTGCGTCGGTGCGACTGTCCGTGCCCACCAGCAGGATGTCGACGGCGCCGTCCTCTCCGTCGCCGAGCGCCAGTCCGCGGACCGACGCGAGCGACGACTGCAACGAGTCGATGCTGCGCCACGCCACACCGGTGACGACGAGAACGAGGCACGCCACGATCGCTACGGCGAGTTGCCACGGCCTGCCGCTGTACACCCGGACTTCTTGTGTCGCGGCCGCGACAGGAGGGGGCGGTTCGCGCCGGGCGGTACGCCGGGACTGCCCGGCAGCGGACTCGGGCCGGGACTGCCCGGCGCGCGGTTCGCGCCGGTACCTGCCGTCGGCAGCTGTCGGATCGCCCGCACGGGTGCGGCGTCCTGTCGAACTGGGACGCCTTCCGGTGCGGCGACGCGGCTCTGGCGGCACCTGGTGCTCCTCCTGTGGGTGTTACGGGTCGATGGTCGAGGCTCTCGATTGAAGGCTACTGGTGGGTGCGCTCGCTCGGCGCGCACCACTCCGGCGTGCCAGACTTCTTCGGGTGCGTAGCGTTCTCGTCACCGGAGCCCGTGGCCAGCTCGGCCGTCATCTCGTGAACCGTGGTACGGCGGCGGGAATACCGATCCGCGGTGTCGGGTCGTCCGAGGTGGAC harbors:
- a CDS encoding LCP family protein, with product MYSGRPWQLAVAIVACLVLVVTGVAWRSIDSLQSSLASVRGLALGDGEDGAVDILLVGTDSRTDAHGNPLSQRELDALRAGEEVANNTDTIILIRVPNDGRSATAMSIPRDTYVEVPEIGMSKINAAYGATKANRRTELVEADADTSEAELEAESTQAGREALIESVADLTGVTVDHYAEVGLLGFVLLTDAVGGVDVCLNAPVDEPLSGAEFDAGVQTLQGSDALSFVRQRHNLPRGDLDRIVRQQVFMASLAQKVLSAKTLSNPSKVSQLTAAVQRSVVLDSDWDIMALATQLQGLAGGDVKFSTIPVEDINAMTDYGESVVQVDPDEVRDFVAELIGREPDGSETTSTPMPAPDIDASTVTVDVANAGSVSGLASEVSAALSAEGYVEGEVGNYTGSGVGTSTVFGADEDSDETRAVAAALGGLDTESDPSLPAGTVRVVLAGDYTGPGSSSYTGASTAASAAEIGVSPAGGTATPAPAAPPIDAGSDGPRCVN